One window of the Mixophyes fleayi isolate aMixFle1 chromosome 6, aMixFle1.hap1, whole genome shotgun sequence genome contains the following:
- the LOC142159781 gene encoding uncharacterized protein LOC142159781 isoform X1 has product MDMKVEDTIGEEETYVRGDQQCKEEETPTDISINGSSNRNTPERCPRLYSQDCIDENPSIPKEYQEWEYLEGHKGLYKDVMIENHRPLTSLELHKDPTVLIKEESVSCEGGNLTDIYACTDHMQYASTHIQEEPVSCEEGNFPHTDIYTPPGPTQYTSTHIKEESVSCEGGNFPHTDIYTPPGPTQYTSTHIKEESVSCEEGNFPHPDIYTPTYHTQYTSTLIEVEMESSFTGEQSFNNFSYVSYQRKNVNDLNIDKSWSCSECGKCFTRKRNLLVHQRIHTGEKPYSCSECGKSFTSKSHCNTHQKIHTGEKPYSCSECGKCFTTNWKLLSHQRCHTVSKKPLPHSCSECGKCFSFKSHLVEHLRIHTGEKPYSCSECGKCFSCKPYLVAHQRIHTGEKPCFCSVCGKCFSFKSNLFTHQRIHTGEKPYCCSVCGKCFSFKTNLVAHQRIHTGEKPYSCSECAKSFSCKSNLVEHQRTHTGEKPYSCSECGKCFSCKSFLVEHQKNHTGEKPYSCSECGKCFNRESNFVKHQKIHTGEKPYSCSECGKAFNQKYNLNVHQRLHTGEKPYSCSECGKRFNQETNLVKHHKIHTGEKTYSCSECGKSFNSKSQCNRHQTIHTGEKPYSCSECGKCFSFKSNLVAHQRIHTGEKPYSCSECGKCFSCKSNLVAHQRIHTGEKPYSCSECGKCFSCKSYLVAHQRNHTGEKPYSCSECGKAFSQKHNLYVHQKLHTGENPYSCSECGKCFNRESNLVKHQKIHTGEKPHACSECGKAFSQKYNLYVHQRLHTAEKPYSCSECGKCFNQESNLVKHHIIHTGEKTYSCSECGKTFNSKSQCNRHQRIHTGEKPYSCSECGKYLSSKSNLVEHQRIHTGEKPYSCSECGKSFNSKSDCNKHQRIHTGEKPYYCSECGKCFYSKSNLVAHQRTHTGEKPYSCSVCSKSFSSKSNLVEHQRNHTGEKPYSCSECGKCFNWESSLVTHQKIHSVEKAYSCSECGKCFNRESTLVTHQKIHTGEKPYSCSECGKTFNKKHNLYVHQRLHTAEKPYSCSECGKSFTNKASLIKHQRNHK; this is encoded by the exons Gaatgggagtatttagaaggacacaagggtctgtacaaggacgtgatgattgagaatcaccggcccctcacatcactgg AACTACATAAAGATCCAACTGTTCTTATTAAGGAGGAATCGGTCTCATGTGAAGGAGGAAATCTCACTGACATTTATGCATGCACAGATCATATGCAATATGCATCTACTCATATTCAGGAGGAACCTGTATCATGTGAAGAAGGAAATTTTCCACACACTGATATTTATACACCCCCAGGtcctacacaatatacatctactcatattaaggaagAATCTGTATCATGTGAAGGAGGAAATTTTCCACACACTGATATTTATACACCCCCAGGtcctacacaatatacatctactcatattaaggaagAATCTGTATCATGTGAAGAAGGAAATTTTCCACAccctgacatttatacacccacatatcatacacaatatacatctactcttATTGAGGTGGAAATGGAATCTTCTTTCACTGGAGAACAAAGTTTTAATAACTTCAGCTATGTTAGTTACCAGAGGAAAAATGTGAATGATCTCAATATAGACAAATCTTggtcttgttctgaatgtgggaagtgttttactaGGAAAAGAAACCTGCttgtacatcagaggattcacacaggagagaaaccatattcttgctctgaatgtgggaaatcattTACTAGTAAATCACATTGCAATAcacatcagaagattcacacaggagagaaaccatattcatgctctgaatgtggaaaatgctttACAACGAATTGGAAGCTTCTTAGTCATCAGAGATGTCACACAGTAAGTAAAAAACCTTTACCACACTCTTGCTCTGAGTGTGGTAAATGCTTTTCCTTTAAATCTCATCTTGTTGAACATCtgagaattcatacaggagagaaaccttattcttgctcagagtgtggtaaatgtttttcctGTAAACCTTATCTTGTTGcgcatcagagaattcatacaggagagaaaccatgtTTCTGCTCAGTGTGTGGTAAATGCTTTTCCTTTAAATCAAATCTTtttacacatcagagaattcatacaggagagaaaccatattgttGCTCAgtgtgtggtaaatgtttttcctttaaaacaaatcttgttgcacatcagagaattcatacaggagagaaaccatattcttgctcagaGTGTGCTAAATCTTTTTCCtgtaaatcaaatcttgttgaacatcagagaactcatacaggagagaaaccttattcttgctcagaatgtggtaaatgtttttcctGTAAGTCATTTCTTGTTGAACATCAAAAAaatcatacaggagagaaaccttattcttgctctgaatgtgggaaatgttttaatcgggaatcaaactttgttaaacatcagaaaattcacacaggtgaaaaaccatattcttgctctgagtgtggtAAAGCTTTTAATCAGAAATATAACCTTAATGTGCATCAGAGActtcacactggagagaaaccgtattcttgctctgaatgtgggaaacgtTTTAATCAGGAaacaaatcttgttaaacatcataaaattcacacaggagaaaaaacatattcttgctctgaatgtgggaaatcattTAATAGTAAATCACAGTGCAATAGACATCAGacaattcacacaggagagaaaccatattcatgctcggagtgtggtaaatgtttctcctttaaatcaaatcttgtagcacatcagagaattcatacaggagagaaaccttattcttgctctgagtgtggtaaatgtttttcctgtaaatcaaatcttgttgcacatcagagaattcatacaggagagaaaccttattCTTGCTCAGAGTGCGGTAAATGTTTTTCCTGTAAATCATATCTTGTAGCACATCAGAGAaatcatacaggagagaaaccttattcttgttctgaatgtggaaaagcTTTTAGCCAGAAACATAACCTTTATGTGCATCAGAAacttcacacaggagagaatccttattcttgctctgaatgtgggaaatgttttaatcgGGAATCAAaccttgttaaacatcagaaaattcacacaggtgaaaaaccacatgcttgctctgagtgtggaaaaGCTTTTAGCCAGAAATATAACCTTTATGTGCATCAGAGACTTCACACAGCAGAGAAaccttattcttgctctgaatgtgggaaatgttttaatcaggaatcaaaccTTGTTAAACATCATATAATTCACACGGGAGAAAaaacatattcttgctctgagtgtggtAAAACTTTTAATAGTAAATCACAGTGTAatagacatcagagaattcacacgggagagaaaccttattcttgctctgagtgtggaaaatattTATCCtctaaatcaaatcttgttgaacatcagagaattcatacaggagagaaaccatattcttgctctgaatgtgggaaatcattTAATAGTAAATCAGATTGcaataaacatcagagaattcacacaggagagaaaccatattatTGCTCcgagtgtggtaaatgtttttactctaaatcaaatcttgttgcacatcagagaactcatacaggagagaaaccatattcttgctcagtgtgtagtaaaagtttttcctctaaatcaaatcttgttgaacatcagagaaatcatacaggagagaaaccttattcttgctctgaatgtgggaaatgttttaattgGGAATCATCCCTTGTtacacatcagaaaattcactcaGTTGAAAAagcatattcttgctctgaatgtgggaaatgttttaatcgGGAATCAACCCTTGTtacacatcagaaaattcacacaggtgaaaaaccatattcttgctctgagtgtggtAAAACTTTTAACAAGAAACATAACCTTTATGTGCATCAGAGACTTCACACAGCAGAGAAaccttattcttgctctgaatgtgggaaaagttttacaaataaagcatccttaattaaacatcagagaaaTCACAAGTGA
- the LOC142159781 gene encoding uncharacterized protein LOC142159781 isoform X2: MIENHRPLTSLELHKDPTVLIKEESVSCEGGNLTDIYACTDHMQYASTHIQEEPVSCEEGNFPHTDIYTPPGPTQYTSTHIKEESVSCEGGNFPHTDIYTPPGPTQYTSTHIKEESVSCEEGNFPHPDIYTPTYHTQYTSTLIEVEMESSFTGEQSFNNFSYVSYQRKNVNDLNIDKSWSCSECGKCFTRKRNLLVHQRIHTGEKPYSCSECGKSFTSKSHCNTHQKIHTGEKPYSCSECGKCFTTNWKLLSHQRCHTVSKKPLPHSCSECGKCFSFKSHLVEHLRIHTGEKPYSCSECGKCFSCKPYLVAHQRIHTGEKPCFCSVCGKCFSFKSNLFTHQRIHTGEKPYCCSVCGKCFSFKTNLVAHQRIHTGEKPYSCSECAKSFSCKSNLVEHQRTHTGEKPYSCSECGKCFSCKSFLVEHQKNHTGEKPYSCSECGKCFNRESNFVKHQKIHTGEKPYSCSECGKAFNQKYNLNVHQRLHTGEKPYSCSECGKRFNQETNLVKHHKIHTGEKTYSCSECGKSFNSKSQCNRHQTIHTGEKPYSCSECGKCFSFKSNLVAHQRIHTGEKPYSCSECGKCFSCKSNLVAHQRIHTGEKPYSCSECGKCFSCKSYLVAHQRNHTGEKPYSCSECGKAFSQKHNLYVHQKLHTGENPYSCSECGKCFNRESNLVKHQKIHTGEKPHACSECGKAFSQKYNLYVHQRLHTAEKPYSCSECGKCFNQESNLVKHHIIHTGEKTYSCSECGKTFNSKSQCNRHQRIHTGEKPYSCSECGKYLSSKSNLVEHQRIHTGEKPYSCSECGKSFNSKSDCNKHQRIHTGEKPYYCSECGKCFYSKSNLVAHQRTHTGEKPYSCSVCSKSFSSKSNLVEHQRNHTGEKPYSCSECGKCFNWESSLVTHQKIHSVEKAYSCSECGKCFNRESTLVTHQKIHTGEKPYSCSECGKTFNKKHNLYVHQRLHTAEKPYSCSECGKSFTNKASLIKHQRNHK, translated from the exons atgattgagaatcaccggcccctcacatcactgg AACTACATAAAGATCCAACTGTTCTTATTAAGGAGGAATCGGTCTCATGTGAAGGAGGAAATCTCACTGACATTTATGCATGCACAGATCATATGCAATATGCATCTACTCATATTCAGGAGGAACCTGTATCATGTGAAGAAGGAAATTTTCCACACACTGATATTTATACACCCCCAGGtcctacacaatatacatctactcatattaaggaagAATCTGTATCATGTGAAGGAGGAAATTTTCCACACACTGATATTTATACACCCCCAGGtcctacacaatatacatctactcatattaaggaagAATCTGTATCATGTGAAGAAGGAAATTTTCCACAccctgacatttatacacccacatatcatacacaatatacatctactcttATTGAGGTGGAAATGGAATCTTCTTTCACTGGAGAACAAAGTTTTAATAACTTCAGCTATGTTAGTTACCAGAGGAAAAATGTGAATGATCTCAATATAGACAAATCTTggtcttgttctgaatgtgggaagtgttttactaGGAAAAGAAACCTGCttgtacatcagaggattcacacaggagagaaaccatattcttgctctgaatgtgggaaatcattTACTAGTAAATCACATTGCAATAcacatcagaagattcacacaggagagaaaccatattcatgctctgaatgtggaaaatgctttACAACGAATTGGAAGCTTCTTAGTCATCAGAGATGTCACACAGTAAGTAAAAAACCTTTACCACACTCTTGCTCTGAGTGTGGTAAATGCTTTTCCTTTAAATCTCATCTTGTTGAACATCtgagaattcatacaggagagaaaccttattcttgctcagagtgtggtaaatgtttttcctGTAAACCTTATCTTGTTGcgcatcagagaattcatacaggagagaaaccatgtTTCTGCTCAGTGTGTGGTAAATGCTTTTCCTTTAAATCAAATCTTtttacacatcagagaattcatacaggagagaaaccatattgttGCTCAgtgtgtggtaaatgtttttcctttaaaacaaatcttgttgcacatcagagaattcatacaggagagaaaccatattcttgctcagaGTGTGCTAAATCTTTTTCCtgtaaatcaaatcttgttgaacatcagagaactcatacaggagagaaaccttattcttgctcagaatgtggtaaatgtttttcctGTAAGTCATTTCTTGTTGAACATCAAAAAaatcatacaggagagaaaccttattcttgctctgaatgtgggaaatgttttaatcgggaatcaaactttgttaaacatcagaaaattcacacaggtgaaaaaccatattcttgctctgagtgtggtAAAGCTTTTAATCAGAAATATAACCTTAATGTGCATCAGAGActtcacactggagagaaaccgtattcttgctctgaatgtgggaaacgtTTTAATCAGGAaacaaatcttgttaaacatcataaaattcacacaggagaaaaaacatattcttgctctgaatgtgggaaatcattTAATAGTAAATCACAGTGCAATAGACATCAGacaattcacacaggagagaaaccatattcatgctcggagtgtggtaaatgtttctcctttaaatcaaatcttgtagcacatcagagaattcatacaggagagaaaccttattcttgctctgagtgtggtaaatgtttttcctgtaaatcaaatcttgttgcacatcagagaattcatacaggagagaaaccttattCTTGCTCAGAGTGCGGTAAATGTTTTTCCTGTAAATCATATCTTGTAGCACATCAGAGAaatcatacaggagagaaaccttattcttgttctgaatgtggaaaagcTTTTAGCCAGAAACATAACCTTTATGTGCATCAGAAacttcacacaggagagaatccttattcttgctctgaatgtgggaaatgttttaatcgGGAATCAAaccttgttaaacatcagaaaattcacacaggtgaaaaaccacatgcttgctctgagtgtggaaaaGCTTTTAGCCAGAAATATAACCTTTATGTGCATCAGAGACTTCACACAGCAGAGAAaccttattcttgctctgaatgtgggaaatgttttaatcaggaatcaaaccTTGTTAAACATCATATAATTCACACGGGAGAAAaaacatattcttgctctgagtgtggtAAAACTTTTAATAGTAAATCACAGTGTAatagacatcagagaattcacacgggagagaaaccttattcttgctctgagtgtggaaaatattTATCCtctaaatcaaatcttgttgaacatcagagaattcatacaggagagaaaccatattcttgctctgaatgtgggaaatcattTAATAGTAAATCAGATTGcaataaacatcagagaattcacacaggagagaaaccatattatTGCTCcgagtgtggtaaatgtttttactctaaatcaaatcttgttgcacatcagagaactcatacaggagagaaaccatattcttgctcagtgtgtagtaaaagtttttcctctaaatcaaatcttgttgaacatcagagaaatcatacaggagagaaaccttattcttgctctgaatgtgggaaatgttttaattgGGAATCATCCCTTGTtacacatcagaaaattcactcaGTTGAAAAagcatattcttgctctgaatgtgggaaatgttttaatcgGGAATCAACCCTTGTtacacatcagaaaattcacacaggtgaaaaaccatattcttgctctgagtgtggtAAAACTTTTAACAAGAAACATAACCTTTATGTGCATCAGAGACTTCACACAGCAGAGAAaccttattcttgctctgaatgtgggaaaagttttacaaataaagcatccttaattaaacatcagagaaaTCACAAGTGA